A single window of Gloeomargarita sp. SKYB120 DNA harbors:
- a CDS encoding CRR6 family NdhI maturation factor, with amino-acid sequence MLEIPVSRPVIERLDLRPVYQVLPPDQPPAPELQVRFAIDFPRDPTDPRELSEVPEVRLWFIRLDARYPWLPLFLDWQQELARYVAMLVPHQFSPREGIQFNPEALDIFLMGKVFYLYHWLRQQGREGEGKLMQMVEVLGYQLDPALFHLLAATE; translated from the coding sequence ATGCTGGAAATCCCGGTGTCGCGGCCTGTCATCGAGCGGTTGGATTTGCGGCCCGTGTACCAGGTGTTGCCGCCGGACCAGCCCCCAGCGCCGGAACTCCAGGTGCGGTTTGCGATTGACTTCCCGCGAGACCCCACCGACCCACGGGAGTTGTCGGAGGTGCCGGAGGTGCGTCTGTGGTTTATCCGGCTGGATGCTCGTTATCCCTGGTTGCCTTTGTTTCTGGATTGGCAGCAGGAGTTAGCCCGCTACGTGGCCATGCTAGTGCCGCACCAGTTCAGCCCTCGGGAAGGGATTCAATTTAACCCAGAGGCGCTCGATATTTTTTTGATGGGGAAGGTGTTTTATCTCTACCACTGGCTGCGGCAGCAGGGTCGCGAGGGGGAAGGCAAGCTGATGCAAATGGTGGAAGTGCTGGGCTATCAACTCGACCCGGCCCTGTTTCATCTCCTAGCGGCCACCGAATAG
- a CDS encoding glycosyltransferase family 4 protein produces the protein MRVCIVTGIFPPDVGGPATYVPLIAQGLQALGHHVQVVTSSEPQHLTGPDACWPFPVVRLNRRVPWLLRSLYYQRHLALHVAAADVVYVNGLLWEAAQVCRRLHKPWVAKVVGDSTWERAVRRRWTQADLETFQAPQRDFRVRLFRHWRNQALRQAQRVIVPSHYLARLVRGWGVPAEKIAVIYNAMPLPSTLPTVVNPLTTRYRVLTAGRLVPWKQVDEIITAIAPLTDVGLVVVGSGPEQDRLAQQVQALELTPRVYFAGQKPLPELLALMQTCDVLVLNSTYEGLPHVVLEAMAVGLPVIATAVGGTPELIQDGYNGRLIPPHRPDILRHVLWDCLTQPELRQQYRQKAQQSLGPFQFQTMIQRCAAILTEVATISKGGTG, from the coding sequence ATGCGGGTGTGCATTGTCACGGGGATTTTCCCGCCAGATGTGGGAGGACCCGCCACCTACGTCCCGCTGATTGCCCAAGGGTTGCAAGCCCTGGGGCATCACGTCCAGGTGGTCACTAGCAGCGAACCCCAGCATTTGACAGGGCCGGATGCGTGCTGGCCCTTTCCGGTAGTGCGACTGAACCGGCGCGTGCCCTGGCTCCTGCGCAGTTTGTATTACCAGAGGCACCTCGCGCTCCATGTCGCTGCAGCCGATGTGGTCTATGTCAACGGGTTGCTGTGGGAAGCAGCGCAGGTGTGCCGGCGGTTGCACAAACCCTGGGTTGCCAAGGTTGTAGGCGATAGCACCTGGGAGCGGGCGGTGCGCCGGCGGTGGACCCAGGCGGATCTCGAGACATTCCAAGCGCCCCAACGGGACTTCCGGGTGCGACTATTTCGCCACTGGCGCAACCAAGCGCTGCGGCAGGCCCAGCGGGTCATTGTTCCCAGTCACTACCTGGCGCGGCTCGTGCGCGGGTGGGGCGTGCCGGCTGAAAAAATCGCCGTAATTTACAACGCGATGCCCCTGCCCTCGACGCTCCCAACGGTGGTCAACCCCCTGACGACGCGCTACCGCGTGCTCACCGCCGGGCGTTTAGTGCCGTGGAAACAGGTGGATGAAATCATCACCGCGATTGCGCCCTTGACGGACGTGGGGTTAGTGGTTGTGGGTTCGGGGCCGGAGCAGGACCGCTTAGCGCAACAGGTGCAGGCGTTGGAGTTAACGCCACGGGTCTATTTTGCTGGTCAAAAGCCCCTGCCAGAGTTGCTCGCGCTGATGCAGACTTGTGACGTGCTGGTGCTGAATTCCACCTATGAAGGTTTGCCCCACGTGGTGCTGGAGGCGATGGCGGTGGGATTGCCAGTGATTGCCACAGCGGTGGGGGGAACGCCGGAGCTCATCCAAGATGGCTACAACGGGCGTTTGATTCCTCCCCACCGTCCCGACATCCTGCGTCACGTTCTCTGGGACTGTTTGACACAACCGGAACTCCGGCAACAGTACCGCCAAAAAGCCCAGCAGTCCCTAGGCCCGTTTCAGTTCCAAACCATGATCCAGCGCTGCGCTGCGATTCTCACGGAAGTGGCCACAATCTCCAAAGGCGGGACTGGTTGA
- a CDS encoding class A beta-lactamase-related serine hydrolase: MAKCEEGVIEQKQAWRRRYWPWLGLLSFVGAGSMGFLVGGWLALRLTPPRPLVSEATADPLNVESPQAVVSPLIYNVRTAPPTTYDPDLQAVVQQMVAWVQQRGLPTAHLSITLMDVSRPEAPQIAGYQQQVLRYPASVVKLFWLVMFMAYQQAGLLSGEPVPPTELTAMMQLSSNDAASRVVDAVTGTESGDALSPEAFTQWKQRREQLNHFFRGAGYGYLNLKHKNFPIYAWGYEEPWGRELQLRGGNQQPSRNQLNTWQTARLLYEIYTLQAVSPLASQRMLEWMTRSKPLPGFLGAGLPPDAQVMGKEGHTSTCRHDGVIVRRSDGRIAFVLVVFGDDPAYSADEQFLPELARMAWLAMNQRSGRY; encoded by the coding sequence GTGGCGAAGTGTGAGGAAGGAGTGATTGAACAGAAACAGGCGTGGCGCCGGCGGTATTGGCCCTGGTTAGGTCTGTTGTCGTTTGTGGGCGCTGGCAGCATGGGTTTTCTGGTCGGTGGCTGGCTTGCATTGCGGTTGACGCCGCCTCGACCCCTAGTCTCGGAAGCCACAGCCGACCCGCTGAACGTCGAATCCCCGCAAGCAGTGGTTTCCCCCCTGATCTACAATGTTCGCACGGCACCGCCAACGACTTACGATCCGGACCTGCAGGCGGTAGTGCAGCAGATGGTGGCCTGGGTGCAGCAACGGGGATTGCCCACCGCCCATCTGTCCATCACGCTGATGGATGTGAGTCGTCCAGAAGCGCCGCAAATTGCGGGGTACCAGCAACAGGTGTTGCGCTATCCCGCCAGTGTGGTGAAGTTGTTTTGGCTGGTCATGTTCATGGCCTACCAGCAGGCGGGGTTACTGAGCGGGGAGCCGGTGCCGCCTACGGAATTGACGGCCATGATGCAGCTATCGAGCAACGATGCCGCCAGCCGGGTCGTGGATGCAGTGACTGGCACCGAATCGGGGGATGCCCTCTCGCCGGAAGCGTTTACCCAGTGGAAACAGAGACGGGAGCAGCTCAACCACTTTTTCCGAGGTGCAGGCTACGGCTACCTCAACCTGAAGCACAAGAACTTTCCCATCTATGCCTGGGGCTATGAAGAGCCGTGGGGTCGGGAGCTGCAACTGCGCGGGGGAAACCAACAACCCAGCCGCAACCAATTGAACACGTGGCAGACCGCCCGCTTGTTGTACGAAATTTACACCCTGCAGGCGGTTTCCCCCCTGGCCAGCCAGCGCATGCTAGAGTGGATGACCCGCAGCAAGCCGTTGCCCGGTTTTCTAGGGGCGGGTCTGCCGCCCGACGCTCAGGTGATGGGCAAAGAGGGGCACACCAGCACCTGCCGCCACGATGGGGTGATTGTCCGGCGCAGCGATGGCCGAATAGCCTTTGTCCTAGTGGTATTTGGAGACGACCCGGCCTACAGCGCTGATGAACAATTCTTGCCGGAACTGGCCCGTATGGCGTGGCTGGCCATGAATCAGCGTTCGGGCAGGTACTAA
- a CDS encoding NAD(+) kinase codes for MMGEGVEGWPVQLKQVIITYKANDPESKRWAIRCEQELTAQGVRVLLGPSGPKDNPYPVFLASATQGIDLALVLGGDGTALGAARHLASEGIPILAVNIGGRLGFLTEPAEVLKDTQQVWERLRQDRYAVQKRMMVQAQLFQGNQRPGEPASEVFWALNEMAVKPASVERLPTCVLEVEVDGEVVDQYQGDGLIVATPTGSTSYTLSAGGSILHPGMEAMAVVPICPLSLSSRPIILPPAFVVSIWPLQDRDLSTKLWMDGVLATSIWPGQRVDVRRAPRDAHFIILQENYSYYRILREKLQWAGAIIPYPNNHRVT; via the coding sequence ATGATGGGAGAGGGAGTGGAGGGATGGCCGGTGCAGCTCAAGCAGGTCATTATCACCTACAAGGCCAACGACCCAGAAAGTAAACGCTGGGCAATCCGCTGCGAGCAGGAGTTGACCGCCCAGGGGGTGCGGGTCCTGTTGGGGCCAAGCGGGCCGAAGGATAACCCCTACCCCGTGTTTCTGGCATCCGCCACCCAAGGGATTGACCTGGCGCTAGTGCTTGGAGGCGACGGCACAGCCTTAGGTGCCGCGCGGCATCTGGCCAGCGAAGGCATCCCCATCCTAGCGGTGAATATCGGCGGGCGCTTGGGGTTTCTCACCGAACCGGCGGAGGTGTTGAAGGATACCCAGCAGGTGTGGGAGCGGTTGCGCCAGGACCGCTATGCCGTGCAAAAACGGATGATGGTGCAGGCCCAACTATTCCAGGGGAACCAGCGCCCTGGGGAACCGGCCAGCGAAGTGTTCTGGGCCTTGAACGAGATGGCGGTCAAACCGGCGAGTGTGGAACGGCTCCCCACCTGTGTCTTGGAGGTGGAGGTGGACGGGGAAGTGGTGGACCAGTACCAGGGCGACGGGTTGATTGTGGCGACGCCAACCGGTTCTACGTCCTACACCCTGTCGGCTGGCGGTTCAATTCTCCACCCTGGCATGGAAGCGATGGCCGTGGTGCCTATCTGTCCCTTGAGCTTGTCCAGTCGCCCGATTATCCTACCACCGGCGTTTGTGGTGAGCATCTGGCCCCTACAGGACCGGGATTTGAGTACCAAATTGTGGATGGACGGGGTCTTGGCTACCAGCATTTGGCCGGGCCAGCGGGTGGATGTCCGCCGCGCGCCTCGGGATGCCCATTTCATCATCCTGCAGGAAAACTACTCCTACTACCGCATCCTGCGGGAAAAGTTACAGTGGGCCGGCGCTATTATTCCCTATCCCAACAACCACCGGGTAACTTAA